CCGTCAGGTGGACGTGGACTACGCCTCGCACGCGCCGCAGGTGGAGCCGGTGCGCGAGGCGCTGCTGGAGGCGCTGTCCGGCGTCAGGCCCGGCCCCTGCTCCGTGTCCATCCACTCCAGCGCCTGGGACCGGGTCGTGGACGGCACGGAACTGAACGCCGGTTACTGGTTCGACAACCTGCGCCTGCCCGTGCGCTTCGCCGCCGCCTGCCAGGCCGCGCTCGCCGATGCCCGGCCCACCGTGTTCATCGAGATGAGCCCGCACCCGGTGCTGCAGACGGCGCTGGAGGAGGAGATCGAGGCGTCGGGCGCGAACGCGAGCGTCGTGCCCTGCCTGCGGAGGGACGTGCCGGACGCGGCCGCCCTCAGCGCCGCGCTCGGCCAGGCGTACGTGCTGGGCTGCCGTCCCCGCTGGGACCGCGTCCACGCGGAGGGCGAGTACGTCCGGCTGCCCGGCTACCCCTGGCAGCGGCGGCGGTTCTGGCCCGGCTCGGCCACGTCGCCCATTCCTCCCGAGCCCGCCCGCGAGCCCGTCCTCGCGCGGCGAGGACGCCCGGATCTGGCAGCTCTCTCCGAGACCGAGCTGACCGCTGTGGTGGCCGACCTGGCGTCCCAGATCCTCGCGGTGCCCGGCCACGAGATCGGGATGGATGTGCCGCTCACCCTGCTGGGGCTGGACTCCGTGCTGGCCACCAGGTTCCGCGAGCGGGTGCGGCGGGAGCTGGGCGTGGACGTGCCGGTCCGCAGCCTGCTCGGCCCGAGCACGCTGCTGGACCTGACCACCGAATTACGCTCGGCGGCGACCGTGTGAGACAAGGCCGCCGCAGTCGGGAGACGGGGCTCCGGGACGTCCGGAGCCTCGTCTCCGCTCTTTTGAAGCTGGCATTCCGACTACTAGCACTAACTGATTCTTGAGCATTCCAGTCAGGAGCCGGAGGATACGGGCATGGTGACAGCCGTGTTGGGAACGCTGGCCGGCGCCGCGCTCGTGGCGGCGGTCTGGCTGAGCGTCGTGCTCACCGTGTTCACCCCCCGGGGCAGGCCGACCCGGCTGGTCCGCGGCGTCCTGCGGGCGTTCGCCGGCCCCATCCTCGCGATGGCCGGCCGGGTCCCGCCCGTGATCCGGGAGCCGCTGCTCGACCTGTGCGGGCCGCTGGCCGTCGTCACGGTGGCCGCGATCTGGCTCGGCGTGTCCACGGCCGGGTTCGCGCTGCTGGAGGGCACGCCGCTGCGTGAGGCCGAGTGGGCGTCCCGGCTGCTGATGGTGGCGGCCATCACGGCGTACCTGGGGCATTTCCTGGCCGCCTACGCCCGGCGGGAGCGGCTGGTCGGCAGGCTGGGCGGCAACGTGTGCAACCCGCGCGACGCCGACACCATGCTCGCGGCCTACCTCAAGACCGGCTCACGCGACCATCTCGACACCATGTTCGCCGAGTGGACAGGGTGGATGGCCGAGGTGGAGCACTCCCACCTCGCCCATCCGGCGCTCACGTTCCGCCGCCCCGCGGGCGACCTCGACTGGCTCAAGGCCGCGGTCATCGTCCTGGACGCGGCCGCGCTCATCGAGGCGCTGGCGCCGAGCTGGGCCCCGGCGCACACGAAGGCCCTGCTCATGACGGGGACGCGCTGCATGCACCGGCTGGCCCGCGGGCTGTGCATCACGCTGCCGCCCATCCCGGTGAGCCTGCAGGGACGTGAGGAGCGCAACTTCTCCGACACGCTGCTGCTGGTGCACGAGGCGGGGCTGCCGGCCGAGCGCGACCCGCAGAAGGCGTGGACCGTCTTCCAGGACCTCCGCACCGGGTACGCCCCGCACGCCTACGCCATCGAGACCCGGCTCCGTTACGACCGGGTCGAGGAGCCGGACGACGTCTGCGACTGACGCCCGCCGGCGTGCCCGGCCCCTGTGCCGGATCCTGTCCCGGCCCCTGTCCCGGATCCTGTCCCGGATCCTGTCACGGTCTGTCCTGGATAGGCGATGACGCCGCTGAGGCCGGCGCCCTCGGCGACGCGTACCTCGTGGCCGAGCGCGGTGAAGCCGCCGATGACGGCGGGGCGCTCCAGCGACGAGTCCACCCTCGCCATCACGCCCACGTACGCGTCGCTGAGCCGCGCGCCGGGCCCGATGATCGCGCCGTCCAGGCAGGCCACCCGTTCCAGGCGGCACCACGGGTGCAGGTCCGCCTCGTCGCCGACGTACGAGTCGCGCAGCACGACACCGGGGCCGATCTCGACGTCCCGGCCGATCCACGCGCCCGGCCCCACGTGCACGAGCCCGGCGGCCAGCTTCTCGGCCAGCGTCAGCCCGCTGACCTCGTCGCGCCGCGCCAGCGAGGCGGGGTGGATCACGGGCCGGTCCGGGAGCCGCAGGCCCGGGTAGCCGCCGGCCAGGGCCTCGGCCATGGTGAGCAGGTACTCGCGGGGGTTGCCCAGGTCGCCCACCTTGGCAAGGGGCGAGCACATGACCCGGTGGCCGCGCGACACCAGCCACGGCAGCAGGTCGCCGCCCCAGTCGAGCCCCTGCCGGGCCAGCGCCGCCAGCTCGTCGGTGGCGGCCAGCGCGCGCAGCCTGGCGCAGTCCACCAGATAGAGGCCGGCGTTGATGGGCACTCTGTCCGAGTCGTCGGCCACCGCCGCGATGGTCTCCATGGGCGGTTTCTCGATGAACCGCTCGATCCGGCCGGCGCCGTCCGCGAGCACCAGTCCGTACGTCCCCGCCACCTCCGCCGCCGTCCGATGGACCAGGCCGACCGTCACCACCGCCTTGCTCGCCAGGTGGTCACGCGCCAGCGCCGCCAGGTCGAACTCGAAGAGCGAGTCCGTCGGGAACACCAGGGCGTGGCCGAGCAGGCCGTGCTCCTCGATCACGCTGAGCGTCGCCTGCCCCGAGCCGGTGTTGAACCGGTCCGTACGCGGCCGCGAATACCGCACCGAGACTCCGAGCCGCTCGCCGTACCCCAGAGCCTCCTTGACCTGGTAACGATTCTCCCGGCCGTTGGCCGCCACATGGAAACTCGTTATCCCCTGGTCGCGCAGCCCCGCGACGAGCCATTCGATGACCGGCCGCCCGAGAAAAGGGACGGCGGCCTTGCTCCTTATGTGACCGGAACCCTCGAGGGTGAGCGGGCGGGCGCGGAGTCCGCGTCCGCCCGCCAGCGCGATGGCGGCAATGGAAAGCATGGAAATCTCCAAGGACAGCGGGCGGTGACCCATTCGTACCATTCGCGCCCGGAATATGGCCTGTTTCGGCCGCCGAACGCCGTTATTTCGTCAGGTCCGGGTCTGACAAAAGCGCCGTGGCTCCGTTAAGTCAGGGTGCCGCCGGCGCGGGCCGGATATTTATCGTGGGCCTCCCTGACGTGTCTCGCCGAGGAGGAGACCGTGCGCGCAGCCGTCATCACGCAACTCAACTCCGCATGGGAGTTCCAGGACCTCGCCGATCCCGAGCCCGGGCCCGGCCAGGTCGTCGTACGCATTCACGCGTGCGGCATGTGCTTCAGCGACGTGCTGGTCCACCGTGGCCACTGGCCGGTGCGGCTGCCGATCGTGCCGGGGCACGAGCCCGTGGGCGAGGTGGTGGCGCTCGGTCCCGGCGCCACCACCCTGCGGGTGGGCG
This genomic interval from Nonomuraea helvata contains the following:
- a CDS encoding NDP-sugar synthase, translating into MLSIAAIALAGGRGLRARPLTLEGSGHIRSKAAVPFLGRPVIEWLVAGLRDQGITSFHVAANGRENRYQVKEALGYGERLGVSVRYSRPRTDRFNTGSGQATLSVIEEHGLLGHALVFPTDSLFEFDLAALARDHLASKAVVTVGLVHRTAAEVAGTYGLVLADGAGRIERFIEKPPMETIAAVADDSDRVPINAGLYLVDCARLRALAATDELAALARQGLDWGGDLLPWLVSRGHRVMCSPLAKVGDLGNPREYLLTMAEALAGGYPGLRLPDRPVIHPASLARRDEVSGLTLAEKLAAGLVHVGPGAWIGRDVEIGPGVVLRDSYVGDEADLHPWCRLERVACLDGAIIGPGARLSDAYVGVMARVDSSLERPAVIGGFTALGHEVRVAEGAGLSGVIAYPGQTVTGSGTGSGTGAGTGSGTGAGHAGGRQSQTSSGSSTRS